A genomic region of Rhea pennata isolate bPtePen1 chromosome 14, bPtePen1.pri, whole genome shotgun sequence contains the following coding sequences:
- the APBB3 gene encoding amyloid-beta A4 precursor protein-binding family B member 3, giving the protein MLGKDYMLAIILVNCDDNLWSDQSLETDPDLPAGWRKIRDSLGTYYWHVPTGTTQWQHPACTAGPGRSLQPYGEEMLQQMDRQASTVNHLLKDRPIPSPMASLSRRTSLPWHGDDFQHTAEPGSKCFAVRSLGWVEIPEEDLAPGKSSIAVNNCIQQLSNSKSRGHDSAGSWDEGQNLVMILKKDTMSLVDPLDHSLIHCQPILNIRVWGVGCNNGRDRDFAFVANDKDTCVLKCHVFHCNVPAKGIAKALHEMCSKIMAERAAASSSLPRAITCESISPDDLPLQVDILDAVRQSIQKYEALYIGSLPVPRAMGMDVLNEAIEKLTRGPGRERWTPSLISVSDTAMRVHSAQVGPRGEEAHIWECQVRYVTFIGVGRDVHTFALIVDMGQRFQCTAFWCEPDAGTISEAVQAACMVQYQKCLVAAAKGAAARTRPAAAAGSPADSGGPGVPKARGGPGPRKRGVFSFLETFRQKRSALHTP; this is encoded by the exons ATGCTGGGCAAGGACTACATGCTGGCCATCATCCTGGTCAACTGCGACG ACAACCTCTGGAGTGaccagagcctggagacagaCCCTGACCTCCCTGCAGGCTGGAGGAAAATTCGTGATTCTCTGGGCACCTACTATTGGCATGTACCAACCGGCACGACACAGTGGCAGCACCCAGCATGCACTGCTGGCCCAGGCAGGAGCCTGCAGCCTTATGGAGAGGAAATGCTCCAGCAAATG gACCGCCAGGCCTCCACAGTGAACCACCTCTTGAAGGACAGGCCCATTCCCAGCCCTATGGCTTCCCTGTCCAGGAG GACCTCACTGCCCTGGCATGGAGATGACTTCCAGCACACTGCTGAGCCTGGCTCCAAG TGCTTTGCCGTGCGCTCGCTGGGCTGGGTTGAGATCCCTGAGGAAGACCTAGCACCTGGTAAGAGCAGCATCGCCGTCAACAACTGCATCCAGCAGCTCTCCAACAGCAAGAGCCGGGGCCACgactctgcaggcagctgggatGAG GGTCAGAACCTGGTGATGATCCTGAAGAAGGACACCATGAGCTTGGTGGACCCCCTGGACCACAGCCTCATCCACTGCCAGCCCATCCTCAACATCCGTGTCTGGGGTGTTGGCTGCAACAATGGCAG GGACAG GGACTTTGCATTTGTGGCCAATGACAAGGATACCTGCGTGCTCAAGTGTCACGTCTTCCACTGCAACGTGCCTGCCAAGGGCATTGCTAAGGCGCTGCATGAGATGTGCTCAAAG ATCATGGCTGAGCgagcagcagcaagcagcagcctCCCGCGCGCCATCACCTGCGAGTCCATATCCCCTGACGACCTGCCGCTGCAAG TGGATATCCTGGACGCTGTGAGACAGTCGATCCAGAAGTACGAGGCGCTGTACATTGGCAGCTTGCCCGTGCCCAGGGCCATGG GGATGGACGTGCTGAATGAGGCCATTGAGAAGCTGACAAGAGGCCCTGGGCGGGAGCGCTGGACACCCTCCCTCATCAGCGTGTCAGACACGGCCATGAGGGTGCACTCGGCACAGGTGGGGCCCAGggg GGAGGAGGCTCACATCTGGGAGTGCCAGGTTCGCTACGTGACCTTCATTGGGGTGGGCAGGGACGTGCACACCTTCGCCCTCATCGTGGACATGGGACAGCGCTTCCAGTGCACGGCGTTCTGGTGTGAGCCTGACGCTGGCACCATCTCAGAGGCGGTGCAGGCGGCTTGCATG GTGCAGTACCAGAAGTGCCTGGTGGCCGCGGCGAAGGGCGCAGCAGCGCGGACCcggccggcagccgccgcgggcagccccgcggACTCGGGGGGGCCCGGCGTGCCCAAGGCGAGGGgcggcccggggccccgcaAACGCGGCGTCTTCTCCTTCCTGGAGACCTTCCGCCAGAAGCGCTCGGCGCTGCACACGCCCtag